From Bactrocera oleae isolate idBacOlea1 chromosome 4, idBacOlea1, whole genome shotgun sequence:
ATGCGCGTATATGCTCCATTTTGTATTCCGACTCTTTAAAGCTGACAGCTGGCAGCTGCTATTTAAACAAGCGTGAAATGAATCGCAAATctttacacaaatatatacgaACCGATTCGTTGTAACTGCATGAAACTATAcaacatatgtaccatatattcatgtacatatacaccACACACATACCAGTACATATATGAGTGTGTTGGAGTACCCGACATAAGCCTTTGGCGCTTTAATCGCATTTTGCGCGCCGAAAAGTAAACAGTATAAGCTAAAACGCTTGTAGCGACGATAATGCGCTGCGATTTGAGAATTAAATGCCGACGGTGTTGCAACACTACTCACTGGGCTTGTTTGGCACTCAAGCTTGCACATTTAAATTCCCGTTGCaggaattaaattaatttcagatGAAATCCCAATTGCTTATGTGGCACATATGTGAAGTGTGAAAAGAATATGACCGCAAAGGTTTTGTATGATTTATGTGTGGAAAATAATTAGAAAGCGCATATTTTGCCGATTTGCATACGTGTGAAGTTAAAAAACCGTTGCAActgaataaagaaaatttttggattgcaaatatttttgattaatgattAACTAACGATTTTATATACTGGTTTTGATGctagaaataaattaattcaacgtaaattcaaattaaatttattttaaaaatcacacAGCAAGTGTGTTTGACTGAATAAggcgatttttggaaatttaaaataatagctACTGTATCAATTCTTTTAAAtacttaaacatatatttatacatcatttaaaaatactcagttaaatatttgaagaaaaatataaaatccgAGTAAACAATGAAGCAAATTCAAGAGAACCTGACGGTGCTGTTGAAACTTAGCGGTTAcattttagaaggctgtaacttagaaattatttgagaaatggatttaaaattttggtatgtTATTTTGAAAGGTAAAATCTCtggaaatatgaatatatattggTGTTTTGAGTTTTACACTAATCTGTTAAGAcacaatagcaaaaaaaaacgtAAGATCCGTTGTTGTGATGTGATGCCTTGAGTTAACTATagctgatttttttaatttggcttgagGTGGTGTGATATGATTCGATTTCATATGAATCAAGTGTATAGAGTACGGTGacttctttaataattttcaaatcacCTGTTGTTCTTGCGTTATGATATGGTGAAATATGGCTTTGGAGGTGATATTATTCAACgtgatattattaaaaatgatatatattaatttcatatgatattaattaagtaaatagtaaaaaaatgtgttaaattggACGAAACGACAAATAGGATGTAAATAGTATAACACGATGTTATAATGGCATGATGTggtgtaaaaaattgtaaagttaTATGGTTTATTGGCATGATTGATTTAGTGACAGGGAGTGATGTGCCAATataagataatataatattattcaaagTGTTAATTTGACGTTAAGCCATACGGTATAACAAACTAACGTGTTTTATGATCCGATTTGTTTGGTCTTATGTAATGTGATGACTTTGTATTGATGACATTACTGTACTCAATTAATTTGAAAAGAGTTGTATCATGTGATGTCATAACATGATGTGATGATTTGTAAAGAGTTATTCTTTGAACTGAAAAGTTGCTGCGTTATGGAGGTTATATATAGCATATGATGCCAAGGCATGATGTTATTTAGATGACTATGATACAATACCCTGAGTAAGTAATTTGAGCTGAAGTGAAGCCAAGTGACATAATAATGCAAGGATGTTTTATGTGATCCAATAAAGTCATggaatggaatgcgatatcttaTGATGTTATGTAATTTAATGTAAAGGGCTGACGTGACGTGATATAAGTAGTTCTACACACAAATCGAAGCCAGATTCGGTGACTGGTTCATGAATTTCTCGAACAGCAATCGTGTGAGGTGTAGCAATGTACGAACTATATGATGAGGTTAACGAAGAGCAGCGCAGTGAACTAAAAAGCAGCAGATAACGACTTAAACCAAATGGTGTAGGAGAAAGCGAGCAAGGCATCCTACATGATTAAAGGGTCAAGCGGAGACAACATATTGTTTTCAATATAACGACATTGATCCATAACGGTCGCCGCAGCTGATTGTGTTTCAATTCAATCAATAGATCAATTGACCTATTGGATAAAACGTTATAGAGCATTGCTATAAAGCAACTCACCTTACGTTCACTTAAATTTCTTACAACGAATGCAAATGCGTTTGAGTGACACATGAGTTGttcaacaaacacacacacactcacttgAACACAATGACATTCATACgaaagtatacatttttaagtttttatagcTGCGAGATGTGCGTAGATTTGCTTTATAGaagttgaaaaacaaaaacaactacacaAACACCCCGtcacataaacacacactcacatccGTCAACAATCTTTACAACTTCGCCACTGaaggaattttttttacactttttttttcgTTCTTTCTCTCTTTGCCTCTGTCCTTCTCTATGTTTGTGTGACGGATGTCAGGCTGAGGTGTGTTTTGAGCAACAAATCTTTGTGTGCGTTTTTCGTGTCTGTTACAGCCGCCGCCTGACATATGCATTCAACCGCCAGCGGGCATTGCATGACAATCACAGCGATCCTCCTGCCATTCTCCACCGGGAATTCTGGTGGCACCTtaggcttgttgttgttttagcatgGTGCGTGTAAAGTGTGTCTTGTTTACAAGTCACACTTTGGCATTCGTCGCTTTTGTGCAAAGCCAGCGCGCGACTTTTTCaagttgcatatttcattttttattctcagttgtttttttctttcgaaATTTAAACTTCATATTTGCATTCACGTGCAGCGTTGCTTTCTTATGCAAGCATTTGCCATATGCTTCCTAAAGCTTTTCTCGTCTTTTGTCTTTTggtatgtttgttgtttttgtattttttgttgattttctcTGTGCGCATAAATGGAAAATTGATGGCGCACATCGCCATTgtcatcatcatcaccatcaaaTTCATGGTCTCCGTGAAGCTTCGACATATTAAAATTTGTCAATCTGCTAGCGGCTCTCATGCGCATGCGCGCTGACGGTAAACGAGTTTcaagtttttgtttctttttttgtttgtttttttctgaaaattaatgGCACTTCTCACAACGTATGCGTCTGAAACGCTTGTTATACGCAAGGCGGTGGTGATTGAGTGAAATTCAGATTTCAATTGAAGTGAAACGCTTTGCTTCGTAAAAGGGAACCCTCAAGGACTTTGCTAAGCTTGATCTTGCAATTTTGTAATGCATGAAACGGTTTTAGTCTTTGCTATGAAATGCGAACACAGAAAACAAATGTCGAAAGGACATTTCTaggtaacaaaaattaaaaaaaaaaccttaggTTTCCGACTTTTCTCTGACtaagcattttatttacaaaatttattataataatgtgCAATTGATTTTCTCTGTGCACATAAATGGAAAATTgtcatcatcatcaccatcaatTTTGGATTTGAATCAAAAGGTGCCTGCTAGTGAGTAAGATTTTTCTCTTTAAAATAATCTCATATCCAAAAAGCAAGGTTATGATCGaattaattgtaaaaattttgatttagacAAAATGAGGGCTCTCGTTACCTATCCAAAatgattataatataaaaatttcaagtctATCGGTTTAGCCGTTCTCACCGACTCTGACGCTTAAGGGATCAATTCCTACATATAGGTaggtaggttgccttttatattttggGATTTGGCAACCTTAGAGTTGCAATATGTCAACTCACCACATTATTGTAaactttgacatttttgatgttatacataccaAGAACATTTTGACATAGCAGCGctgtttgtgttgtttacagtaacttaaaatattcatctcggccaaaaaggCCATATATTTCTTCAGGAATAATTTCGTTCAAAATCAATTGTTGTTCGGAAAACGACAgatgctgtgcgcaaactgatattacaagatcgtcatgtgacctatcgtgagaatgagacaactataggcaatAGTGGAACAGCATActttcaatattgcatgaacttacatttgacttaaaaaaatttattcacctTGGACTTCACATAATTTATCAATCGTAAACAAAATACGATAGCGGTGCTGCGAAACACGTCTATGACAACATGGCAGATGCTAAATCGTTGATTTACGAGTATTAGCCCCAAAGGAAACAGCATTAGATTGTATGGGTGTTTCGAGATAAGtcgaatccaacaaaagttggTCGCGCACGAAGCACTTCCAAGCAAATAATTGATTGTTTTTTTGACAAAAGTGGACATTTCGCAACCCTACCACTAGAAAAACGCAGAACAGTAAGTTCTGGGTAGTACACAACCATTTGTCCAGTTGTCTTTCAACGAAATTTTTTCGGAAGTATTCATGAATTTATTGTagcaaaacttaaaaaacattTGTGTTTGGAGTATGGCTTCTGTGCTTCCATTATACTGAAACTGGTTTATACTTTTATCCAAACTTCATATGCTGCATATAAAAATCTCTATATTTTGTTTAACCTTCTGACTTATTAACATTACTTTTATGATTTATattggtaaaaatatatttatgtaatgatAACTTTAAACATAGCTTATATTTAGATGTAATAAAAGATTGCtttcaacaaatacaaaaagtgAAAGAGATATtggtaaaaacaaatttatcaaGTACTTAATACGAAgtaattttaaatgcattgaaaaattttatatgaaaaaaaaaaacaaaattatttttaactatcaatacaatttataatacttttttaaagctcttaatatttattatttatgttattgaTAATCAGTTCCTTCACAAAAAAAGGCAAAAACTGGCATTGTTATAACAGCCAGCTACTGATGTGTAGGCAGCtatgtatttaaatgaaaataaaaagtaagtgaaaaaagtttaaacaaataacaagtaaagctgtttaaataaaatacccaTTACTATTAAcggcgaaaaaaaattataacagaattaaattttaagcgtgaaaaaaaattaaattatgtgttaaaaaaaaattatgcaatttaatcgcataaatatataatcagatttttatttgcagttttgaatattaaaaattacacaGATATTTTCTCATATAGTAAACATTAAATttctatataagtatgtgtgataTTAGCAAGGTGTGTACTTACGAAACTGTGCATCAACATGCTGTTAATTACAACGAGTGGGTTAATTATGCTCGAGTTCCACCAAAGGTAAACAAACGTTAACTGCAATTAAATGGTTGAGGAAAtaagttgtgaaatttaaacaaaataatattttttttaaagcggtCGTTCTACTGTTTTTAACACAATTTATttagataataaatattttatattttattttataaatctgTTTATGGAGCAACAATGTAATGTTATCATTCATGTCaccttatatgcatatatatgtatatatattaaatataatacatgaatatacaaacaaaacaaaaccgctaactttggctgcaccaaagctataataatatCACAGcagcatttcttatagcagaaaagggtataaaatgatctttatattgattttgatcggacagtttgtatgacagctccGATCTCCGATGGCTTTAGTGctccgatctcaacaatttttttggatattgtagcattgctttaggcaataatcagtgccaaattttgtgaagatatctcgtaaactaaaaacgtttttcagtcaaggacttcattttgataggtaattttgtatggcagctatatgctatagtgatccgatatcggcaattacaacaaataagcagtttcttgtGGAGATAAGCAGatgtgcaatatttcagatcgatatttcaaaaactgcggggctagttcgcgtatatacagacggatagaTATACATAAGGACATGTCTTGATCTACTCACcgtataccctgtttagggtataaatatatatatatatatatatgtatgtgtaaagcataaatttgtaataaactaatattattaactaatttttttcacagTTCTTTCGCTTATATGAAGCGTTTGCCATTGTTCTTTTGTTGTCAATGataaatgttgcatgcaacgtaCCGAATCGAGGTTGGCTTTCATTttaattgtgattttaaacttTCACAccaaaaatgaatgaaacaactacaaaaatagtttaataatttaaaaaactagaaagtTGGCAAATTTATGAGCGAGggatttgcaatattttcatatacatgtgtgtatgtgtagccGCATGTGTTGGAGCTTATTGCTTCGTTACAGCAACCGGACTAGCAAAAGTTAATAACCGTTTGGATTGCTATGTGTAGTCTGTgatatatgtgtgcgtatacCGTTACAATGGCACACATATAAGGGTGtcctcatacacacacatgcagcatatgtgtgcatatacaagtataatatgtggatataggtataaatgcatatatatatatatatataagtatgcatatctgtttatttaaaaaatagctaGTACTGTCGACGCCTCAGCAGCAGGCGTGTTCAGtgtgcaaatttaatatattttgttgaatttcCAATAACAAATTAGTCTGCAGGCGAAATAAACCGCACGCGAAAGTTTAGAATAAAATTTGGTACgcaaattgagaaaaaaaaacatataaaaaagtgtgtgtatgtgtgtgagtgtgtcaCGCTttgtcatacatatatatataaatatctaattaCTTCTAGCCGTGGGGAAAGTGTAGCTATTCGTCTGCGTAGCTTTTGCCCCCATCAGTTAATTGCTGCAGGTGtttgaatacaaaattaattttattttaacggaaattcaattaaaatgtaCTGTTTATGAATGCTGATTGTGTGAATTTActggataataataaaacacgcTGTACGCGCTTGATCATTTTCAAGAATTAAGTTTAGCTAAAGATATAAACTGCCAAACAAAAAGTTCTATTAGCTATCTTCAATTCgctatttctctgctcgctatcGCTGTGcgttccttttttttcaaaacattaaatgcaaaagcaataacaagaGTATGCAGATGCCTCATTTAGGGTATAATCGCTATCTTCAATACTGCTAAGTTttgctttgcatattttagatcagttGTAGCATTGTGAATGgcttagaaaataaattattgtcaaaaatgaaaatataaagattttttattttattttattagcttaagaCTTAAATCAGTTTTAATAGAAAGCAAAACTAATGGGTTACTAAGGAGAAAGAAGAGCTTCTCTAGTACCAAGAAAGAATCGCAACACAATTACAAAGTGGTTAGCTGTGTGCTGCTCTATACCGGCAACCAATCGTGGATTGCTATAGAAATCATAGGAGTTTTGAAAACGATGAACGTGGTAGGTGTTCAAGGGCGAACAACTCCTAAAGAACTAACTCAGCGCTTATTTTCTGTTTACAGATCTCAAAAGAATGTTTGATGGAAAGAAATTTATTGACAGTAGCGAAATAATCGTTGGGACTGATATctatttttttagcaaaaggCAATTGTATTGTGAAAATGATACTGGAAGGTTGAGAAATATTGTGAAATAATAATttggtgaaatattttttgtaaactcTGTCATCGAATTTAGCCAGTGATAAATTGAATTGAtgaatggaaaactttctaatttaaaaaaataactttaacaAACTCTGCATAGCTTATTAGCATAAGCAGCGCTGCATTCTCAATGCAAAATGATttagattggatcactatagtatgtagttgtcatacaaattgaccgaccaaattcaagtctttgtatggaaaacttttgtatttcacaagatatcttcacgaagttggGCACAAGTTATTTTCAAAGTAACcacaatcttcgaaaaaatggTTCAGATTAGACCACAGgcgcatatagctgtcatacaaactgtccgatcataatcaagataaagatatttttatacccttttatgcgaTCAGAAATTCACCTGTGAAGGGTGGTATAGCcttggtgcagccgaagttaatgttttttcttgtttttctaaaagttttttttttgtattatgtttgaagttttcgataaaaaattcatataactttACTTGTATAGTCAAGGGTGTCAGTAATGcatttaattattgtatatagttatgaacttttctttatttaaaattataatgggtacataactttaaaaatcaaataattttgaatatcaATTTCagtttgatttgttttttaaaatttgcctTGCAATTCaaactaataatttattatgccgagtcaatatattttcgaaaatctgAACTTTTCGGACACAATTATTATGTTATAgttattttgcattattttttaacttttctattTGGGTACATCAAATCAAATTGCAGCAATATaagatttaatattttccaatgatttctataaaaaatgttgcaattaATTACGCACAAGTTGAGCTCAcacttgatttaaaattttttaatacaaatacatagGCCACGCGGACACCAATGTGATTGTGTTGATGttgaaaattatgaattatgaaagcaaaaaacttcaaaatttattttgaatacacACAACGCGCGTGCAATACAAATGTTTCGGGGGgcagtgtgtttgtgtgccacAGGCGCGGCGACCGCAATAAACTAACTTGATCAACTGGAAAATTGTGCTATTTATTCATTTTCCGCAACAAGTGGCATTCGGTTGCAATTTCTACTGTCACATTAGCAATATTGATGTAAATTTTTGCAGCGCGCAATCGGTTTACGACCATCACCTACATATAATTATGATTAGGCGCAGCGTGAAAATGCGTACTTTATTCTACATTGAATTAAATCAAGCACCTGGCGTAATACACATTTACATTGCGAAATTATAAATGAAGTGAATTTATAATAATGATTTTATCAATAAATCGATTATTTATCACTAAATACTTATGAGGAAATTAATTACGcacacatagaaatataaaaatagttttttatcaTTTACTCGCTAGCCTTTCACGCTCATTAGCCGCCTGCGTTGTGTTAGGCGAATAAGTGTAGCCTACCCGCAGGCGCTATCGCTGCCGTGCTGTGGCCGCTGCTATGTGGCAGGCGAGTGTTGCGTAATACTCGCCGGTGATAAGCGTTTCGCttacagcaacagcaaaaacagtAGGCGGGGCAAATAAAGTTGATAATAATTGGTGAGTTTGAAAGTTTTCCGCAATCATATGACGCGCTTCGTGAGTGTATACACTAGTGCGGCAGCAGCCAATAAATTCCAATTCAAGTTTATTGCCTCGTTATGCAGCTGAATACTCTTAACTTTGAGCCACAGCTGATTTATTACACATTTATTGAGTGAATATCTTAGCTAACCGACTGTGTGGGCGGCTTGGTTTTTCTGCGAACTCACCCACACATATGAGTCGAACACGTATGACATGTGTGGACTTGTATTTGATGGAAATCCCACACATATATAgataaacagaaaaataaaacacacacGTATAGTATATGAAATAGTGATGCCTACAATTGTTACTGATAGTGATGGGCGAATTGTTTTgctttactttttgttgttgtctatatttttttgttatgctaaaatattaatatagcaGTCTGACTGCCGCcagcattaatttatttatgtaatttactATTGTGTGCTGCATGAAAAATTTGGTAAGCAGCGGTAGTAATACTTATTTATGACAATACATTAAGGTAatgatatttaattgaaatttagtgTCAGTCAGTTGAGAGAAGTGCGGAACACTTTTCATTACTCGCGTGTCGTGGACTTTTGTAGAATTGGctttaatactttaaacaccTGAATCGAGAAGAAGTCACATAAGAGATGCTTGAGAACTTAGCTGAGCATCAAACGCATTATTAGTGATGACCGAACATCGAAACTGGTCAACAATCTAGCGTATGACGTCCCGAAATATGAGCCGTTTCCTTGTCCGGAGCCAATAAGGAATATTACCATACAAACAAGTCGATTGTGACTGACCACCGTATTCGCCGGATTAGGTTCCGTGAAGGCATTGAAAGCCATCCCAGCTGAgatttataaaaagtgtataaaaattgaTTTACGCATtgacatgcttgtattggctcaaaacgagcctattttgaaggcgataataaagatttgtattaactgaaaaaaaaatttttttgtcagtccggatcACATTTAGATGGTATGAGGTATACAGGGTCTAGGCTTATGTTTGTACCAATTTCAGTTACTTATGTCGTTATACTAAAATATGTTACCGATATACACGTGATAttccattttatattatttagaataatgaaaaaaaaacataataggTGTTGTATAAATTCTAGGCACATCAATTTCAcctattttatccatttttgcacCAAACTGCAATAAACCCAAGATaatatgttaatttaattttggtatAAACCAGGGCGGTCATTTATgatccgattttattaattcatCAAACCAGATTAGTTTATTATCAGAGTACATGCTCACTCCCATTTCATTGAGATATCTTGCAAATTGACCAACATTTTCGGCATAAAGTCGGCAATAGGTTCGGAGTTACTCATATACGTTATCTAGGCGCTTGAGAAGATATAAGTACACTGCTATAACTCAGTTATTAATCAAGTTACAaaagttatatttattaaaatgtatacgTTTTACTTTTTTGACTGAGCGTGGCTTTCCCTCAGTTAAGATTTTAATAAGCGTATGCAGACAAGCCCAGCatttacaaacatttatatttgaaactactaaaaaaaatattcatagaaaatatataaatattaggtcaagtaaaaagttcgttcggttattatctaagagatggcgttattgtccatagtactagtgttacgtgtcgcatcatgtcatactatacggcgctgaaaacgtgtttattcgcgctaaaagtttgtctttgacagtttttcgattgattgactcagtacgttgtgagcgctcgtcaaagatggacaccagcaaaaaaaaaattcgctatattttacaatttttcttcgatcaaggcgaaaaagcagccgaagtggctgaaaaaataaatttagtttatgggcccgatgctgtaaacgaacgtgtagcacaaaagtggtttgctacgTTCCGTTCCGGTAACTTCGAACCGAACgtactttttacttgaccaataaaaaaataaagcgaAGTCGCAGTTTTTAACCATAACAGCAACGCAACGCCATGGAATGAGTCTcttgaaagaaaattataaaatgaccTGCTCGGTGTTCGAGAGCTGAATATTCATGGAAAGCTATATCTTAGTATTTTGGAtcagtgtatatattatatttccgatagtttttaaatatatcattgATTCATCTTTATAATAATGACTCTCTTCTTCTGTTATATTAAAATGGATAGCAGTTTTATATAACTGAAAAATAAGAGCAAAGAACTTTAggcatatattttactttactaCCTAAATTCTATGTTACACTGTCTGACAGGCAAGTCATTTAAGCTACGTCATTTTTGCATAACACTAAAATCAAATGCTTAGTAGTTTTTGCTGTTAGATTGCTATATAATttctgtatataaaatatgtatgtatatttgttacttttatattcacaataCTATTTAGCATTAAAAATGTGCATTTAGTTTCCGCTTGTTCATGCCTAAAATTTAGTTATAATCATATAAGTCTTCTTCCTGTAAGCCTTGTCTTTCATCTGAAGTATCAGATTCGTTCGCAATTTCAGTATCTCCGGGAACTTCAGTGGGAGCGTTAGTTGATGCTGTAGCTTCAGTGGGATCGTCGGTCGATGCGGTTGCTTCAGTGGGAGCAGCGGTCGTTTCAGGTGGGCTCCACTGACCAATTAAACAGTTGTTCAGATACAATCTACTGGTAGTCAAGTCATTGATATTCTTAACTCGCGCTTCAGTAGTACACACACGTTGCGTGTCGTTGATGGCTTGATATGAAATTGTCAACCTTTCGGCAATGCCGTTCGAAGTGACACTTATGTTAAACAAAATGTTATTGCTAGACtagaaaaaagagaaaaatggGGGAATAAGACtgctatgtattgtatatactcgtatatcgaTGATGTgcgatacatttttttatttatttatttatataaattataaagaaaaataaaaataataaatatttttttaaaatgcgaACTACTATCATTCTATCACTACATTTATTTGTGATTGAGTTCGCATTGAGTTTAGCTAAAATTTGTTACGAGTTTTATATTTAACTTCGATCATTTTTCAATTACCTCAAACAAGAACTCATCTTTGTCAATTTCagacagttttttttaaaaagtatgcaaataaaatttgtagcACGCCAAACATTTTGCTTAGCAATTGaatgtcttaaataataaactaTAGAATTTTTTGAATccgttttaattattataatcatatttattatcatatttttatatatttgttttttatttattttcgttttattctCTAACTTTTTCATGACATTTCTCATCACAGTATAACCCCCTTTCACCAATATGTTAACTAGTAAATACTTACCGCCTCTTCGTAGCACTGAAAGAACTGCAAACCATCGGTAAAACTTTCACAAGCGCTCATACTTGAGCAAAGTGATTGACCATCGTCCAAAAGATCTTGACGTTCCAAAGCACTTTGCTGCGACAGCAATTCCTTGGCCGTCGTTGCTGCGCTGACGCATAAGTTGTATTCCTTATAGTAGACTTCATTGATCGCAGTCTGATTATCCAAATACCAATCGAAACAGGCATCGGTATCCCCAGCTCTGCTACGGGTCAGTTGCAATGTCTGCACAACTTGACGTAGAGCCAAGTTCTGCTGATCGAGCAGTGGCTGCCAATCCACAGGCAATTGTGCCAAGCCGCTGCTGACAATTGTggccaacaacaataagagtAAAGATTTTGCGACCATCTTgtctacttttattttttaaagtactaTTCTATTTtgagtatttataattttttaaatattttttgctgaaattttaaatttccgtGCACTTTACATCGTGTTCTTCACATCTGTCACACTTGTACTTTCTCCTGTTACTGATCTTCAAAAGCACTGGTcaagtgtatatatatgaatatggaaTATTTTGGTTAATATGATTTGGTAATTATATGGCACTActcaatttgattttattataatttgtcaattttaattaaattttgtataccaACATACAATGCAACTGTAGATACATATTCTGTTAGGTATAAGAGTGTACAATAcacagacaaaaacaaaaacaattttttttgagagATAT
This genomic window contains:
- the LOC106627292 gene encoding uncharacterized protein, whose product is MVAKSLLLLLLATIVSSGLAQLPVDWQPLLDQQNLALRQVVQTLQLTRSRAGDTDACFDWYLDNQTAINEVYYKEYNLCVSAATTAKELLSQQSALERQDLLDDGQSLCSSMSACESFTDGLQFFQCYEEASSNNILFNISVTSNGIAERLTISYQAINDTQRVCTTEARVKNINDLTTSRLYLNNCLIGQWSPPETTAAPTEATASTDDPTEATASTNAPTEVPGDTEIANESDTSDERQGLQEEDLYDYN